GCGCCGCTTTATTTTCATCAGAAAATTTAAGATGATTGATTCGCTGATAAACCTCATGAGTGAGAACAGAAGGGTAGAGTGGAATGACATTAATATAATCAAGTTGTTCTCTATCTACGCCTTGATAAGCATTAGTTACCCATAATGTTTGTTTATTACGTTCATGAGTGACAGGCTCAGTAATGATATTCTGTAAGGCCGTTTTAAATGTTTGATGATAAGTATCTGACGTTTCTTTATGACTGGTTAATGAGGCAATAAAGTCGGCATTGTCAGTCAGAATAAGGTCACGAATTTTGATGGTCTCGTTCACTTCGAAATCAAAAAAAGCAGCAAGAGGTAGGGCAGCAGCATTACCGTTAGCATCAATATATCTGCTAACTATGGAGTGAGTACCAACAAGGGTATTTGGCAAATAATTTTCAGCATCAAAACTAACGTTATCGCCTTTAGCATCAGGATGTATGCCTTTTGAGATATGTGTCCCAAAATTCAATTGTTTTGCCATACGTGTGGCAGCATCAGGGATAAAGCTTGTGATGCTGTATTTTTCTTGAGCAACGGCCAGTTTTTCATTTAAGCTATCAATCAATACTGAATCATTACTCTCTATCGCTTTGACCAGCTGCTTTTGCTCAGTTTCTGTTTTTTTATCATATTGGCTGGCAAGAAATGCTTTAATTGCACCGCTTGCTAACTCTGGGGGTATATCCATCACGACTTACTCCTTTTTTAGAACGCACAAAAGTAAATAACTAGAAGCATTAAAACACGAAATTATAAATAAGTAAACCATGATATAATCATTACTAAAAATATTAACTATTGATGAAAAATTTGTTATAATCCATTTAATCATCGCAAAGGTGACTT
The sequence above is a segment of the Psychrobacter sp. PL19 genome. Coding sequences within it:
- the csy1 gene encoding type I-F CRISPR-associated protein Csy1; this translates as MDIPPELASGAIKAFLASQYDKKTETEQKQLVKAIESNDSVLIDSLNEKLAVAQEKYSITSFIPDAATRMAKQLNFGTHISKGIHPDAKGDNVSFDAENYLPNTLVGTHSIVSRYIDANGNAAALPLAAFFDFEVNETIKIRDLILTDNADFIASLTSHKETSDTYHQTFKTALQNIITEPVTHERNKQTLWVTNAYQGVDREQLDYINVIPLYPSVLTHEVYQRINHLKFSDENKAARDNRFKKTAEQRPYVSLNQLATIQLGGTKPQNVSLLMSKQGGRNYLLPSMPPIIKRDYAYHLSKFATSIFSTGMEYNVREALDSIFKSVKNSRNIVDIRDARKRAIDEVLYQVFANAENIRTTLPAGWSKDYDLDRCEKLWLDPKRADMTGEEDFKAERESNDSWHGQIMHRFARWLNTLLQAEFKALARDFGDAEHLEWEREIEDMKKRYERAGKGVFL